The genomic window GAGTCGGGTGGCCCCTCCGAATGGTCATTCGACCGCAAGTGAACAGCCCGCTCTATAGGTTGTCCGGCTATCGCTCATAGACCAGAATGACCTCTTCGGCCCGACCGCTCAGGAAATGCGCTGCACGAGCCATCCGAGGAGTGGACTAGCCAGAGACGCGACGACCATCCTTCCCCGAGGGGCTCCAAGCAAGAGCCACCCGACCAGGATTCCAACAAACAGGCTGGTGGTTTGAATCGCCAACGGCCTTGGCAGCAAAGCAAGCAGAGAAAGATGCAGCACCGTCGAGACGACGAGTTCTGCCACAGTGCAATAAGCCCGCAGTGAAACGTGCATGGAAATTCCGCAGAGGGAAGGTGCCAGGCGGAGGAGAGTTGTCGTCAGCCGCTCCACGGACTGACGCCTTCGCCTTGCCTTCGTCCTATGGCAACTTATCCGACACCTTTCCGTGATCCTAGTTATGCGACATCGGTTTCGCACATTTTTCCCGGGACTGCGACATCGGTTCCCGACACCTTTCCGTGTCCGACACCTTTCCGTGTCTTGAAGGCACATGACCTGACCCCGACTGCCCCGTCACGGTCGGCCGTTACCTCGAGAGGAATCGGGTCAATTCCCCAATTCTTGCTTCTTGTCTACTAGCTTCGACCTCTTGGTCATCGTTCCTCAGGAGGGTCACGTACCTCCGCATGACCTTCAGGAGTCGTCTTGAATGGATCATAGGCCTTTCAGCTTCAGCAAGGATCAATGTTTCGACCTCGGCCCTCAATGATGGATCGGGGTGCTCCCTCATGTATCGAATTGTCTCCTTCGACTTCTCCTCAACTTTTGTCCGCTGGCGCTCAAGCTCTTCAACTCTATTCTTGATGCTCTCTAGTTCTAGTTTGCGGGCTCGTGATTCCGCTTGACGAGATTCAACCATACGCCCCACCTCCGCGAGCGCCCTGCCATACACCTTGATTAAGGTGACTGCTCGCCCCGCATCCATGCGGTCTCTCGCAGCGATGTCAATAACCGGTTGCAGCAATGCGACTGCCTCATTCCCCCTCCGCTGTTGAATGTAAACATTCGCCAGGGATATCTGACACAAAATTGTTTCATATGCCTTCGGGCCCATGTCTCTCTCCCGCCTTGATAATGCTTGTTTCGCAAGGCGCTCGGCAGTGGCGAAGTCTCCCTTTCGTATACAGCACTCCGATAGACCGAGGATTAACATGGCCTCGTCAGCCTGACGCCTCGCGAATGGATGTTTGTCGCAAATCTCCAGAGCTTGATTGAAAAAGGACTCCGCCTCGAGATATTTTTGCTTCTTCCCGCAATAATATGCCAGATTGCCAAAAATTGCCGCTCTGCTACCTTCTTGACCGGGTTTCTCGTACATCCTCAGTAGCAATCCCAGTTCACGTTCCGCCTCGCCATGGCATTCCATTTCATCAACAAAGGTGTGGTCCAGGTACGCAAATGGATCAAGCTTCAATGGCTGTTCTGCTTCACCAACTGTGATAGCTTCTGAAGCAGAGAAGAAACAGATGAAAGCCATGATAAGCAACGACATGCAGTTCGAGTCGACGCCAAGCAAGACTCTAGGCCTTCCAAACTCTGCTCCACGACGAGCCTCAGACATCTGCAGTTCCTTTCGTTCATAACGCAGTGGTCACCTTGAAAAGTGGAAATTTGGCTCCGCCCTCGAACCATTTCTATCCCGGGGCCGCTGATCTTGCTTCAAGGAAGCGGATGTTAGCGTATGCCAAGTCCGGCCAATCGCATTCCTGTGATTATGTCGAGTGCCTGGAGGTGGGGTCGGCGGCATCACGATCGTGGGCGGACCCTCATAGTTGACCGGTACTTTCACCGGAACTAGATTGGGCATGAACGATGGGGTGAGCGTCGGAAGCTCAACATGGGGGGCCAAAGGGGTCATGGGGGGGCCAAAGGGGTCAGGGGGGCCAGAGGGGGGGCCAAAGGGGTCATTCTGGAATGCCACGAACTTAGTGCACAAAGCCTTCGGCGTGAACGACTTGTAGCTTCTTGATGGCCGAGGGGGCCCGCGGGCATCCTGGCGGTTTGTCTAGGACGCACCGAGAGGCCGCACGGAGCCCCCCCATGCCGAACCGCATGATCTCCATCCTCGGCCGCCTGCGCCAAGACGTGGCCGCCGCGATCTCCGCGGAGACGATCGAGGCCGCCTGCAAGGAGGTCGGCTACCGCTGGCGCCGGCGCAAGCTCGGGCCGGTGGAGACCATCTATCTGTTCCTCGTGCAGGTCCTCCTGGAGGACACATCCTGCCGGCACGTCGTCCGGATCGGCGGCCGCGAGTTCACCGACACGGCCTATTGCAAGGCCCGCTCGCGGCTGCCCCTGGCCGTCTTCCTCGAGCTCGTCCGGCGGGTCGCCGCGGCGGTCCGCGGCGCCTCGGAGGACTCCCGCTGGCATGGCCACCGCGTCTGGGTCGTCGACGGCTCCAGCGTCTCGATGCCCGACGCCCCGGAGCTGCAGGGGCACTTCGGCCAGCCCGGCGGTCAGCGCCCCGGATGCGGCTTCCCGGTGGCCAAGCTGCTGATGCTCTTCCACGTCGGCACCGGCATGCTGCTGCGGGTCACGGCGGCGCCGCTGCGGTCCCACGACATGTCCGGGGCGGGCGCGATCTCGGGGGGCCTGGAGCCGGGCGACGTACTCCTCGGAGATCGCGGCTTCTGCTCTTATGCTCACATGGCGATGTTGCTCGGACGCGGTATTTCGGCGGTGTTCCGCATGCACCAGCAGGTGAACGTCGACTTCGCGCCGGGGCGGCCGACGGCCCGAAGGAAGGGCCCGTACCCTCGGCCGCAGGGCCTGCCGAGCTCCCGCCGGGTGCTGGCCCACGGGCCGCAGGACCAGGTGGTCGCCTGGCCCAAGCCCAAGGGC from Aquisphaera giovannonii includes these protein-coding regions:
- a CDS encoding tetratricopeptide repeat protein: MSEARRGAEFGRPRVLLGVDSNCMSLLIMAFICFFSASEAITVGEAEQPLKLDPFAYLDHTFVDEMECHGEAERELGLLLRMYEKPGQEGSRAAIFGNLAYYCGKKQKYLEAESFFNQALEICDKHPFARRQADEAMLILGLSECCIRKGDFATAERLAKQALSRRERDMGPKAYETILCQISLANVYIQQRRGNEAVALLQPVIDIAARDRMDAGRAVTLIKVYGRALAEVGRMVESRQAESRARKLELESIKNRVEELERQRTKVEEKSKETIRYMREHPDPSLRAEVETLILAEAERPMIHSRRLLKVMRRYVTLLRNDDQEVEASRQEARIGELTRFLSR
- a CDS encoding IS4 family transposase, with the translated sequence MPNRMISILGRLRQDVAAAISAETIEAACKEVGYRWRRRKLGPVETIYLFLVQVLLEDTSCRHVVRIGGREFTDTAYCKARSRLPLAVFLELVRRVAAAVRGASEDSRWHGHRVWVVDGSSVSMPDAPELQGHFGQPGGQRPGCGFPVAKLLMLFHVGTGMLLRVTAAPLRSHDMSGAGAISGGLEPGDVLLGDRGFCSYAHMAMLLGRGISAVFRMHQQVNVDFAPGRPTARRKGPYPRPQGLPSSRRVLAHGPQDQVVAWPKPKGRPGWMTEEEYAALPEEILVRELRYEVATPGYRVRRVTLATTLLDAAAYPAVELAELYYRRWRVEHNLRNMKITMNMDVLKCTTVDGVLKELAMYAIAYNLVRSAMLESARLQRVDPDRISLIDGLRWLTAPAGECESPVLVVNPSRRGRYEPRVKKRRPKQYLRMTKPRREYHKDLLQQWVAA